In one Prosthecochloris aestuarii DSM 271 genomic region, the following are encoded:
- a CDS encoding shikimate kinase, producing the protein MKQPSLIYLTGFSGSGKSTIGPLLANSLGYDFVDLDQQIEHLAGKTINRIFTEEGEAHFRDLELMVLQNYSGKSELVVSLGGGLLQNDRCFSLIISTGTLVYLHSNPLVLAKRLSHKSDRPLMKGEDGQRLSRDAIEQKILNMLEQREPRYKTAQITVETDTKRIGTTVEELTRKIERYIRRCEKKQLERNTKQRKQ; encoded by the coding sequence ATGAAACAACCTTCACTGATATATCTCACAGGATTCAGCGGTTCAGGCAAATCAACCATCGGGCCTCTTCTGGCTAACTCTCTGGGATACGATTTTGTCGACCTTGATCAGCAAATAGAGCATCTGGCCGGCAAAACCATCAACCGGATTTTTACCGAAGAGGGTGAGGCGCATTTCAGAGATCTTGAGTTGATGGTTCTGCAAAACTATAGCGGAAAGAGCGAGCTGGTTGTTTCCCTCGGGGGCGGGCTCTTACAGAACGACCGGTGTTTTTCACTCATTATTTCGACTGGAACCCTGGTCTATCTTCATTCAAACCCTCTCGTCCTGGCCAAACGGCTAAGCCATAAAAGCGACCGCCCGCTTATGAAGGGGGAAGATGGTCAGCGGCTTTCGCGTGATGCTATCGAACAAAAAATTCTCAACATGCTCGAACAGCGCGAACCACGCTATAAAACCGCGCAGATCACCGTCGAAACCGATACCAAACGAATCGGCACCACAGTCGAAGAGTTGACCAGAAAAATAGAGCGCTATATTCGCCGGTGCGAAAAAAAACAGCTTGAACGCAATACCAAACAAAGAAAACAGTGA
- the aroB gene encoding 3-dehydroquinate synthase yields MSEIIVSTPVTEDIAVLFDKHGLARKTVVLFDENTRKLIGNQILDSLDRQGFIWKELVIPARETSKSFRTAMKLYTEMIEAHVDRGWNLLAVGGGVVGDLGGFVAASFYRGIPVIQLPTTLLAMTDSAIGGKVAINHPLGKNLIGFFHMPQLVLIDPAWLNTLPEREIYAGMAEVVKYGFIADRQFLSYLDEHFDEIVAVKDPYVTYAIRTSAMIKADVVEKDFKEESGLRATLNFGHTFGHGLEKLADYRHIRHGEAVALGMVCALILSEMLGTITEEELQQGLNVLSRFKFRKGLVEKHFKVHPAQKILESMHSDKKKVDSALRFVLLDGLGKAFLHRETLDDELITGAIEKAKTFC; encoded by the coding sequence GTGAGTGAAATTATAGTCAGCACCCCGGTTACCGAAGATATTGCAGTCCTGTTCGACAAACATGGACTGGCACGCAAAACCGTGGTTCTTTTTGATGAAAACACCAGAAAGCTTATCGGCAATCAGATTCTCGATAGCCTCGATCGCCAGGGCTTCATCTGGAAAGAACTTGTCATCCCGGCCAGGGAGACATCCAAAAGCTTCCGTACTGCAATGAAGCTCTACACGGAAATGATCGAGGCGCATGTCGACCGGGGGTGGAACCTTCTTGCTGTCGGCGGCGGTGTCGTCGGGGATCTCGGAGGATTCGTCGCAGCGAGTTTTTACCGGGGCATTCCGGTCATTCAACTCCCGACAACTCTGCTGGCAATGACCGACAGCGCCATTGGAGGAAAAGTGGCCATCAACCATCCTCTGGGCAAAAACCTTATCGGCTTCTTCCACATGCCGCAACTGGTCCTGATTGATCCGGCATGGCTCAACACGCTTCCTGAAAGGGAAATCTATGCAGGCATGGCTGAAGTTGTCAAATACGGCTTCATTGCCGACAGGCAGTTCCTCTCCTACCTCGACGAACACTTCGATGAGATCGTTGCCGTCAAAGATCCATATGTCACCTACGCCATCCGGACCAGCGCGATGATCAAAGCCGATGTGGTTGAAAAAGATTTCAAAGAGGAAAGCGGACTGAGAGCCACCCTTAACTTCGGCCATACGTTTGGCCACGGACTGGAAAAGCTTGCCGACTATCGCCATATCCGCCATGGTGAAGCTGTTGCACTCGGCATGGTCTGCGCGCTCATATTATCCGAAATGCTCGGGACCATCACTGAAGAGGAACTGCAGCAGGGGCTCAACGTCCTCTCAAGATTCAAATTCAGAAAAGGTCTGGTCGAAAAACATTTCAAGGTCCATCCTGCACAAAAGATCCTTGAAAGCATGCATTCAGACAAAAAAAAGGTAGACAGCGCGTTACGTTTCGTTCTGCTCGACGGGCTCGGCAAAGCATTTCTTCACCGCGAGACACTTGACGATGAGCTGATTACGGGCGCTATAGAAAAAGCAAAAACGTTCTGCTGA
- a CDS encoding cysteine-rich CWC family protein, whose translation MNHSSHEGSGGPKSVTCPRCGKAFECRLAGDCWCASVDVSEAIRRSLAERYDTCICRTCLEELIEKEDRSQGFPARL comes from the coding sequence ATGAATCACAGCAGTCACGAGGGGTCAGGAGGCCCGAAATCCGTTACCTGTCCCCGATGCGGGAAAGCGTTTGAATGCAGGCTCGCTGGCGATTGCTGGTGCGCTTCTGTCGATGTTTCCGAGGCGATCAGGAGGTCCCTGGCAGAACGGTATGACACGTGTATCTGTCGTACATGCCTGGAGGAGCTGATTGAAAAAGAAGATCGATCGCAGGGTTTTCCTGCGCGGCTATGA
- the tgt gene encoding tRNA guanosine(34) transglycosylase Tgt, translated as MNFSVTHKDSRTAARAATMTTDHGEIPTPVFMPVGTRASVKSVEPHELKDQQVHIILANTYHLYLKPGNGILEKAGGIHSFMGWDQPLLTDSGGYQVYSLSDLRTITEEGVRFKSHLDGSTLYFTPENVIETQRIIGSDIMMPLDECPPWPAEKHYVEQSAAMTVRWAERARTHLEATTPLYGHSQALFGITQGGTYAHLRKEMTGQLVDLDFDGYSIGGMAVGEPAEEMYRMLELSHTLLPEHKPRYLMGVGTPENILNAIERGVDMFDCVIPTREARNGRVYTRNGYINLRSARYSDDFTPIDEGFDNHVCRHYTRAYIRHLLHVGEILGLKLCTLHNISFFMWLTRSAREQILQGSFSEWKEHFLRQFNAGQQSRT; from the coding sequence ATGAATTTTAGCGTCACACACAAAGATTCCCGAACAGCCGCACGGGCCGCAACCATGACGACTGATCACGGAGAAATACCGACCCCTGTCTTCATGCCTGTAGGAACAAGAGCAAGCGTCAAATCAGTCGAACCTCACGAGCTCAAAGACCAGCAGGTTCACATCATTCTTGCCAACACCTACCATCTCTATCTCAAACCCGGCAACGGGATTCTGGAAAAAGCCGGAGGCATCCACTCGTTCATGGGCTGGGACCAGCCGCTTCTGACCGACAGCGGAGGCTATCAGGTCTACTCCCTTTCGGACCTCAGAACCATTACCGAAGAGGGCGTGCGGTTTAAATCCCATCTTGACGGTTCAACGCTGTACTTCACCCCTGAAAACGTCATCGAAACTCAACGGATCATCGGCAGCGATATCATGATGCCGCTCGACGAGTGCCCCCCCTGGCCTGCAGAAAAACACTATGTTGAGCAATCTGCAGCTATGACAGTTCGCTGGGCTGAGCGCGCCAGAACCCACCTGGAAGCAACAACACCGCTCTATGGTCACAGCCAGGCACTGTTTGGCATCACACAGGGCGGAACCTACGCCCATCTCAGAAAAGAGATGACCGGCCAGCTTGTCGATCTTGATTTTGACGGCTACTCCATCGGCGGCATGGCTGTCGGGGAACCTGCTGAAGAGATGTACCGTATGCTCGAACTTTCTCATACGCTCCTTCCGGAACACAAACCCCGCTACCTGATGGGGGTCGGAACACCCGAAAACATTCTCAACGCCATTGAACGAGGTGTCGACATGTTCGATTGCGTCATTCCAACGCGTGAAGCAAGAAACGGCCGCGTCTATACGCGCAACGGCTACATCAACCTGCGTTCGGCCCGTTACAGCGATGACTTCACCCCCATTGATGAAGGATTCGACAATCACGTCTGCCGTCACTACACCAGAGCCTATATCCGTCACCTTCTTCATGTTGGTGAAATCCTTGGTCTGAAACTCTGCACCCTCCACAACATTTCTTTTTTCATGTGGCTGACCCGCAGCGCAAGAGAACAGATTCTTCAGGGAAGTTTCAGTGAATGGAAAGAGCATTTCCTCCGGCAATTCAACGCCGGTCAACAATCCCGAACATGA
- the glpK gene encoding glycerol kinase GlpK: MAILALDQGTTGTTCMLFDAAGEVLARSYRELNQIYPCEGWVEHDPEAIWQSVLDTIDDLGDALRFSSVKAIGITNQRETTVVWDAKTGRPVCNAIVWQCRRTSEMCTRYRDQSAMITAKTGLPLDAYFSATKIRWILEHCAADESQDLLFGTVDSWLLWKLTGGSVHATDMTNASRTLLFNIEERRWDDELLELFDIPRSMLPEVRNSMADFGRVSAIDLLQGVPVTGIAGDQQAALFGQCCFEPGSLKNTYGTGCFMVMNTGRERIRSQNGLLSTLALDASARPCYALEGSVFVAGAVIQWLRDELQLISSASESEILAAQIASNGGVYIVPAFAGLGAPHWRMDARGTIVGLTRGVNKKHIVRAALESIAYQSYDVFRAMAADTGMMPKALIVDGGAVSNDFLMQFQADILDIAVHRPRHIESTVLGAAFLAGLQSGFWTSVDELKGLREIAFGFTPAMDPDVRERYLSGWQKALRQTLSV; the protein is encoded by the coding sequence ATGGCGATTCTTGCTCTGGATCAGGGTACGACAGGAACGACATGTATGCTTTTTGACGCAGCCGGAGAGGTTCTGGCAAGAAGTTATCGTGAACTCAACCAGATCTATCCCTGTGAAGGGTGGGTTGAGCACGATCCGGAAGCGATATGGCAGAGCGTTCTTGATACGATCGATGATCTCGGCGATGCGTTACGCTTTTCGTCGGTGAAGGCAATCGGGATAACGAATCAGCGAGAGACGACGGTTGTCTGGGATGCAAAGACGGGCAGGCCTGTGTGCAACGCTATTGTCTGGCAGTGCAGACGGACCTCGGAGATGTGTACCCGTTACCGGGATCAGAGCGCGATGATTACCGCTAAAACCGGTTTGCCTCTCGATGCCTATTTCAGTGCCACAAAGATTCGCTGGATTCTGGAGCATTGTGCTGCTGATGAGAGTCAGGATCTTCTTTTCGGAACCGTCGACAGCTGGCTGTTATGGAAGCTGACGGGCGGCAGTGTGCACGCCACTGATATGACCAATGCGTCCAGAACGCTGCTTTTCAATATCGAGGAGCGACGCTGGGATGATGAGTTGCTTGAACTCTTCGATATACCTCGTTCGATGCTTCCGGAAGTGAGAAATTCCATGGCGGATTTCGGGCGTGTGAGCGCAATCGATCTTCTTCAGGGGGTCCCGGTTACAGGGATTGCCGGTGATCAGCAGGCGGCGTTGTTCGGTCAGTGCTGCTTTGAGCCGGGTAGTCTCAAGAACACCTACGGGACTGGATGCTTTATGGTCATGAACACCGGCCGGGAGCGTATCCGTTCACAAAACGGTCTCTTGTCAACGCTTGCTCTCGATGCATCCGCCAGGCCCTGCTATGCGCTGGAAGGTTCAGTATTTGTTGCAGGAGCCGTTATTCAGTGGCTGCGCGATGAATTGCAGCTTATCTCCTCTGCTTCCGAATCTGAAATACTTGCTGCGCAGATCGCATCGAATGGCGGCGTCTATATCGTTCCAGCCTTTGCTGGTCTCGGAGCACCTCACTGGCGGATGGATGCCCGCGGTACGATTGTCGGCCTGACCCGTGGCGTTAACAAAAAGCATATTGTCAGGGCGGCACTTGAGTCTATTGCCTATCAGTCCTACGATGTTTTCAGGGCGATGGCTGCTGATACAGGTATGATGCCGAAGGCCCTGATTGTTGATGGGGGAGCGGTCAGCAACGACTTTTTAATGCAGTTTCAGGCAGATATTCTTGATATTGCGGTACACAGACCCCGACATATCGAGTCGACCGTGCTCGGAGCAGCTTTTCTTGCTGGTTTGCAGTCCGGTTTCTGGACCTCAGTCGATGAGTTGAAGGGGTTGCGGGAGATAGCCTTCGGGTTTACGCCAGCCATGGATCCCGATGTCAGAGAGCGATATCTCTCCGGTTGGCAGAAAGCCCTGCGTCAGACGCTTAGCGTATAG
- the rimO gene encoding 30S ribosomal protein S12 methylthiotransferase RimO — protein MKNIMQSIFLLSLGCSKNTVDSERLIRQAELNGLHFTDQADDADIIIINTCGFIADAKEESINEILAATEKRHNGEIKALFVMGCLSALYSRELRAELPEVDHFFGTSDLEEIISVLGGSYRPSNIHERTLLTPPHYAWLKIAEGCSRTCSFCAIPKMRGRYRSEPIERLEKEASLLLKNGVRELNIISQDITQYGWDFDERSHLNDLLKKLAAQEFSWIRLLYAYPLHFPLDVIDTMREHANICNYLDMPVQHISDRILKSMQRGIDKKGTIGLLESIRKKNPDIRLRTTMIVGYPGETDREFDELLEFVAQLRFDRLGCFPYSHEEHTSAFKHLEDDIPEKIKKERVEALMELQESIAAERNRELEGRVMKVLVDEVEGSIAYARTEYDAPEVDNDVLVDIGDNPVQPGDFCTVTIEESSAYELHGRVNDC, from the coding sequence ATGAAAAACATCATGCAATCGATTTTTCTGCTCAGCCTTGGCTGCTCGAAAAACACTGTTGATTCTGAACGTCTGATACGCCAGGCAGAACTCAACGGCCTGCACTTTACCGACCAGGCCGATGATGCCGATATCATCATCATCAATACCTGCGGCTTTATCGCCGATGCAAAAGAGGAATCGATCAACGAAATTCTTGCCGCCACAGAAAAACGCCACAACGGTGAGATTAAAGCCCTCTTTGTCATGGGCTGTTTGAGTGCACTCTACAGCCGGGAACTCAGAGCGGAACTGCCGGAGGTCGACCATTTTTTCGGAACCTCCGACCTTGAAGAGATTATCAGCGTCCTTGGCGGGAGCTACCGCCCGTCAAACATCCATGAACGCACCCTCCTGACGCCACCGCACTACGCATGGCTGAAAATCGCAGAAGGATGCAGCAGAACCTGCTCCTTCTGCGCTATTCCGAAAATGAGAGGCCGATACCGCAGCGAGCCGATTGAACGGCTTGAAAAAGAAGCGTCTCTGCTGCTGAAAAACGGCGTCAGAGAACTCAACATCATCTCGCAGGACATCACGCAGTACGGCTGGGATTTCGACGAACGCTCTCACCTCAACGACCTTCTCAAAAAGCTTGCTGCTCAGGAGTTTTCATGGATACGACTCCTCTACGCCTATCCCCTGCACTTCCCTCTCGACGTGATCGATACCATGCGTGAACACGCAAATATCTGCAACTATCTCGATATGCCCGTCCAGCACATCAGCGATCGCATTCTGAAATCCATGCAACGCGGCATCGACAAAAAAGGGACGATCGGACTCCTGGAAAGCATCCGCAAAAAGAATCCGGACATCAGGCTTCGCACAACCATGATCGTCGGCTACCCTGGAGAGACCGACCGGGAGTTCGACGAACTCCTGGAATTCGTTGCGCAATTGCGCTTCGACAGGCTCGGATGTTTCCCCTACAGCCACGAGGAACACACCTCCGCCTTCAAGCACCTTGAAGATGATATCCCCGAAAAGATCAAAAAAGAACGGGTCGAGGCGCTCATGGAACTGCAGGAATCAATAGCTGCTGAGCGTAACCGGGAACTGGAAGGACGCGTCATGAAGGTCCTGGTCGATGAAGTCGAAGGCAGTATAGCCTATGCACGCACCGAATACGATGCACCGGAAGTCGATAACGACGTCCTTGTCGATATCGGAGACAACCCCGTTCAACCAGGCGATTTCTGTACGGTCACCATTGAGGAGAGCTCAGCCTATGAACTGCATGGAAGGGTGAATGACTGTTGA